The sequence CTTCTGGCCCTTCATGCAGAACGGGCAGTGGTCCGTGGACACCATCTGGAGTTCGTTGGTCCGCAGCGCCTGCCACATGTGGTCCTGGTGATGCTCGTGCCTGGACCGCAGCGGCGTGGAGCAGACCCACTTGGCACCCTCGAAACCCGGCGCGCCCAGCTGGTCCTCCAGCGACAGGTACAGGTACTGGGGGCAGGTTTCACCGAAGACGTTCTGGCCGCTGCTCCGGGCGGCGGCCAGCTGGGCGACGGCCTGCTTGGCGGAGACGTGGACAACGTAGAGCGGGGCGCCGGTGAGGTTGGCCAGCATGATGGCCCGGTGGGTGGCCTCCTCCTCCATCTGCCAGGCGCGGGCCACCCCGTGGTAGTACGGATCGGTCTTGCCCTGGGCGAGCAGTTCGGCGACCATGGCGTCGATGGCGGGGCCGTTCTCGGCGTGCATCATGGTCATCAGGCCGGTCTCCGCGCCGACGCGCATGGCCTTGTAGATCTGCGCGTCGTCGCTGTAGAAGACGCCGGGGTACGCCATGAACATCTTGTAGCTGGAGATCCCCTCGCCGATCAGGCCCTCCATCGCCTTGAGCGAATCGTCGTTCACGTCGCCAATGATCTGGTGGAAGCCGTAGTCGATGGCGCACTCGCCGTCCGCCTTCCCATGCCAGGACTGCAGCGCGTCCATCACGCGCTCACCGTACTTCTGGATCGCGAAGTCCACGATCGTCGTCGTACCTCCCCAGGCCGCCGCCCGCGTGCCGGTCTCGAAGGTGTCGCTGGCCTCGGTGCCGCCGAAGGGCATCTGCATGTGGGTGTGCGCGTCGATGCCGCCGGGGATGACGTACTTGCCGGCGGCGTCCAGCACGGTGTCCACGGAGGACTTCAGGTCGTGGCCCAGCAGGGCGGACCCGGGGGCCAGCACGGCGGCAATTGTTTCGCCGTCGATCAGGACGTCGGCTTCCGCGCGGCCGGTGGAGCTGACCACGGTGCCGCCGGTAATCAAAGTTGTTGGCATGGCTGCTCCTCCTGCCGCTCGGTCCTCTGCTGGTTACGGTGCGACGATCGGCCCGTACGCGTCCGGGCGGCGATCGCGGTAGAACTGCCAGTTGTTGCGCGCGGTCCGGACCAGGTCCATGTCCAGGTCGCGGATCAGCAGTTCCTCCTCGGTGCCGCTGCCCAGCTCGCCGACGTAGTTGCCCTGCGGGTCTGCGACGTAGGAGGTGCCGTAGAAGTTCACCGCCTCATCCCCGAACTCGTTGGCCTCGGAGCCGACGCGGTTGGGCACCACCACGAAGTAGCCGTTGGCCGCCGCGGCGGTGGGCTGCTCGAGCTCCCACAGGCGGTTGGACAGCCCGGGCTTGGACGCATTCGGGTTGAACACCAACTGCGCGCCGTTGACGCCGAGGACGCGCCAGCTCTCGGGGAAGTGCCGGTCATAGCAGATGTTCAGGCCGACCTTGCCGACGGCCGTGTCGAAAACCGGCCAGCCGAGGTTGCCGGGCCGGAAGTAGAACTTCTCCCAGAACTTGTCCACATGCGGCAGGTGGTTCTTGCGGTACTTGCCCAAGTAGCTGCCGTCCGCGTCGATGACCGCGGCGGTGTTGTAGTAGATCCCGGGCTGCTCCTCCTCGTAGACCGGGAGGATGATGACGATGTGGTGCTCGGCCGCGAGGGTCGAGAAGCGCTCGGTCAGCGGCCCCGGCACCTGCTGCGCGAATCCGTAGTACTTGCTGTCCTGGACAATGCCGAAGTAGGGACCGTGGAAGAGTTCCTGGAAGCAGATCACCTGGGCGCCCTCCGCCGCCGCCTTGCGGACGAAGTCCTCGTGCTTGCGGACCATGGACTCCTCGTCCCCGGTCCAGGTGGTCTGCGTGAGTGCTGCCCTAACAATGGTCATCGACTGCCTCCGATATCCGGTCCTACGCGCATCAGACAAACGTGTATCGATTCGTGCCTGAAACATTAGCCCCACGATGCTGGGAAAACCATGGCAGGGAGGCATGGATCCTCGCCCGGCTCCGGTTCGCGCGCCTATACTCTGTGCCAGACCCGCCGGTTGCGTATGGCCGGCTCCCGCGGCCTGGACTTAGGCCGCCGGTCTCCGGCCGTTGCCGGTCCCTTTGCAGCGCCGGTTGTTTCGACACCCCTCGCCGGCTGACGAACCGAGGTCCCATGCGCACTCCCGCCGTTTTACTCCGGACGCTACCCGTCCTGGCCGCCGCTTCCCTGCTGCTCAGCGGGTGCGGCGGGCCCGCGCCGGCCGGGACCGCGCCCGGCGCCGCGGCAACCGGTTCCGCAACCGGACCCGACGACGGCGCGGGAGCTCCGGCGTCGGCCTTTCCCTTCACCGTGGACAACTGCGGCACCGAGGTAACAGTCAGCGCCCCGCCCCGGCGCGTGGTCACGATCAAGTCGACCAGCACGGAACTGCTGCTCGCCCTTGGCCTGGGCGATCGGATCGTCGGCACGGCCTTCGCCGACGGCCCCGTCCCCGAGCGGTGGCGGCAGGACCTGCCGGTGATCTCCGAACAGCTCCCGGCGCAGGAGCCGGTGCTGGTCCTGGATCCGGACTTCGTCTACGCCGGCTGGGAATCGAATTTCTCCGCCGACGGCGCCGGCGAGCGCGCGGCGCTGGGCAAGCTGGGGATCAACACCTACGTCTCCCCCGCGGCTTGCCGGGAGCCCGGCTACCAGCCGGATCCGCTGACCTTCGACCAGATCTTCGCGGACATCCGGGAGGTCGGGGCAATTTTCGACGCCGGCGCCCGGGCGGACCGACTCGTCGCCGAACAGCGCAGGCAGCTGGAGGCCGTCGAGCCGGACGGCAAGGGGCTGTCCGCGCTCTGGTACAGCTCCGGGTCCGATACCCCGTATGTGGGCGGCGGCACCGGGGCTCCGCAGCTGGTGATGGAGGCGGCCGGGCTGCGGAACATTGCCGCCGACGTGGACCAGGCCTGGTCGCCACTGTCCTGGGAAGCGGTTGCGGACCGGAACCCGGACGTGATCGTGCTGGTGGATTCCAGCTGGAGCAGCGTCAAGAAGAAGATCGGCGTGCTGGAGCAGCATCCGGTGATCTCGCAGCTGGACGCGGTCAAGGAGGGCCGGTACCTCGTGGTGCCGTTCGCCGCCTCCGAAGCCGGCGTCCGCAGCGTCGAAACCGTCCAGTCGCTGACGGACCAGCTGGCGAAGCTGGACGCACCATGAGCCTTCGCGAGCACAGCGGGCAAAAAATGACGACGGCGGCGCCCGCCTCCGCGGACCTGACGCCGGGGTCGGGCGTGCTGTGGGGCCTGGTCCTGCTGGCCGCGCTGGCGGCCTCGGTGCTGGCCGCCGTCTCGTTCGGGCCGGCCAACCTGTCTCCGCAGCAGGTCCTCGGTTCGATCCTCCAGCATCTGGGACTCCGCCCGGAGTCGCCGGGTGCCGCGGACCTGACGCCGATCCAGGACGCCATCATCTGGGAGCTGCGGCTGCCCCGGTTGCTCACCGCGGCACTGGTCGGTGCCGGCCTGGCCGTCAGCGGCGCGGTCATGCAGGCGCTCACGCGGAATCCGCTGGCCGACCCCTACCTGCTGGGGCTGAGCTCCGGAGCCTCACTCGGCGCCGTCGCGGTCCTCCTGCTGGGTGCCGCCATGCTGCTGCCGGTGGCCGCGTTCGCCGGCGCGATGGCGGCGATGGTGCTCACCCTCGGCCTGGCCTCGGCGCTCGGCGTCATCACCCCGACCCGCACCGTGCTCGCCGGGCTGGCCGTCTCCGCGTTGGCCTCCGCCCTGACCGCCTTCATCATTTTCTTCTCCGCGCAGGGCGATTCCTACCGCGAGGTGCTCAGCTGGATGATGGGCTCGCTGTCCGCCGCCTCGTGGAGCTCGGTGGCCATTGCCGGGACCGCCTTCGTGGCGGCGGGGGTGCCGGTGCTGCTGGCCGGCCGGATCCTCGACGGCTTCGCCTTCGGAGACACCGCGGCGGCGGCCCTCGGCCTCAACGTCAGCGCCATCCGCTGGCTCCTGCTGGGCGGAACCGCGGTGCTCACCGGGGCCATGGTCTCGGTCAGCGGCTCCATCGGCTTCGTCGGCCTGGTCCTGCCGCACGCCGTCCGGCTGCTGACCGGTGCCCGGCACCGCGCCCTGCTTCCGCTCGCGGCCCTGGCCGGGGCCGTCTTCATGGTCTGGGCGGACACGCTCGCGAGGACGCTGTTCGACCCGCGGGAAATCCCCGTCGGCATCATCACCGCGCTGCTCGGCGCCCCCGTCTTCATCGCCATGCTCTGGCACAGGAGGGACGCGGCATGAACCTCCGCGGAGTCGACCTCGAATACCGGGCAGGCGGCACACTGATTCTCGACGGCGTGGACTGCCCGGTCCCGGCCGGCAGCGTCACCGGGCTGCTGGGCCCCAACGGCGCGGGCAAAACGAGCCTGCTGCAGCTGCTGGCCGCCGTCGCCGCGCCGCATGCCGGCACCGTCCTGCTGGACGGCGCCAGCCTCCACGCGCTGCCGCGGAAGGAACGCGCCCGCCGCCTGGCCTTCGTCGAGCAGAGTGCCGCCACCGACCTGCCGCTGACCGTGCTGGACGTGGTGCTGCTGGGCCGGATGCCCTACCGCTCCGTGCTGGCCGGCACCGGCGGCGAGGACCTGCACACCGCCCGACGGAGCCTCGAGGCGGTGGGGCTGAAAGACTTTGCCTGCCGCCGGTACTCCACGTTGTCCGGCGGCGAGCGCCAGCGGGTCCAGCTGGCCAAGGCCCTCGCCCAGGAACCGGAAGTGCTGCTGCTCGACGAACCCACCAACCATCTGGACGTCAACGCCCAGCTGTCCACCATGGAGCTGGTCCGGGACCTGGCGGCCGGCGGCGTGGGCGTGCTGGCCGCCCTGCACGACATCAACCTCGCGGCGGCCTACTGCGACCGGGTCATCGTGCTGCACCAGGGCCGGGTCGCCGCGGCAGGTCCCACCGCCGAGGTCCTGGTGCCCGCCCTGATCCGCCGGGTCTACGGGGTCGAAGCCGTCGTGCTGGACCACCCGCTCACGGGCAGGCCGCTGGTGGCCTTCGGCCCGTTGCCGGAGGCCCCGCCCTCCGCGCCTTCGTTGTCCGATCCTGCGCACGGTGCTTCATCGTCGGATCCCGCGCCTCGGAATGCTTCGGCGGATCCCACGCCGCGCGAGCCTTCCGCGAGTCCGGCCGTGTAGCCCTGCCGGAAGCCTTCCCGCCGGCCGGCATCGAATCCCTCGCGGCGGCCGGCCTCCAGCCCTTCCTGCCGCCCTGCCTCCATCGCCTCGGCCGTGCCCAGGCGGAACATGTCCTGCTCGGCGGACCGGATGAGCGCAGCCGCACCCGCCTCCCCGAGGCTCGCTTCGCCGTCGTTGTTTGGAGGCTTAACCAGCGCGCCCAGCCCGCGCACCACGGCCACCGGGCAGCCGCTGGTCTTGCCCTTGACCAGGTCCGCGGCGGACGCGATCTCGTCGGCGACGGCGGTGACCGTGGCACTCAGCCGGCGGCCCGCGCTGTCCACGGAACCGCGCAGGTCGGCCAGCGGCGCCAGCCCGGCGACGCCGATCGCGGCGTCCGTCTGCCCGTTCCGCCAGGGCCTGCCGAGGGTATCCGTAATAACGACGGCGACGTTCACTCCGCAGCGCCGGTGCAGTTCCGCGCGCAGCCGGCGGGCGGACGCGTCGGGATCAACCGGCAGCAGGAGCACGGTCCCCTCGGGCGTGTTGCTGGCATCCACGCCCGCGGCTGCGGAGACGACGCCCAGCCGGTTCTCCACGATCCGGGTCACGCCGTTGTCATGCGCACGCGTCGCGACCACCCGGACCGTTTCCGCGGTGATCGCGTCCTCCCGGTCCGCCGCCGACAGCAGGCGGCCCTCGGCCTTGGAGAGGATCTTGGACGTCACCGCCAGGATGTCGCCCTCCTGGAGGTCACCGCCCGCGGCCGCCTCGATGACGGCGGCCAGGTCGTCGCCGGCGGTGATCTCGCCGATCCCCTCGACGGCGAAAACAGACAGCGCGCGCGGGCTCATCGCGTCAGCGCCGGGACCACGGTGCCGCCGAAGACCTCGATCCACTCGCGCTGGTTGCGGCCCACGTTGTGCAGGTAGATGCGGTCGAAGCCCAGGTCGGCGAACTTCTGGATGGCGGCACGGTGCACGTCCGGATCTTCGGAGATGACCATCCGGCCCTCGAAGTCTTCCGGGCGCACCAGCTTGGCCATCTGCTCCAGCTCGAAGGGAGAGCGGATGTCCGCCTTGGGGAATTTCATGCCGCCGTTGGGCCACTCCGTCATCGCGTTGGACAGCGCTTCTTCATAGGTCGGGGCCCAGCTCAGGTGCAGCTGCAGCACCTTCGGCATGCCGGAAGGATCCTTACCCGCTTCCCTGGCTCCGGCGTCGAACCGGTCGAAGAGCATCGCGACCTTGTCCAGCGGCGCGCCGACGGTGATCAGCCCGCCGGCGTTCTTGCCCGCGCGCTTGGCGGTCACCGGGCCCGCCGTTGCGACCAGGAGTTCCGGCGGCACCTCCGGCATCGTCCACAGCCTCGTGGACTCCAGCTTGTAGTAGGTGCCGCTGTGCCGGACGTCCTTGCCCGCCAGCGAACCGGCGAAGAGCTTGTTGATGATCTCGATCGCCTCGAACATCCGGTTGATCCGCTCCGGAGGCTCCGGCCAGTACTGCCCCACGATGTGTTCGTTCAGCGCCTCGCCGGACCCCAGCCCCAGCCAGTGCCGGCCCGGATACATGGCCGCGAGCGTGGCCGACGCCTGCGCCACCATCGCCGGGTGCCAGCGGAAACTCGGGCAGGTGACGCCCGGCCCGATGTCGCCCTTGGTTCGCTCCCCCAGGGCCGTGAGCACGTTCCAGACGAAGGCCGATTCGCCCTGCGCGGGCACCCACGGCTGGAAGTGGTCGGCCGCCATGACGCCGGAGAAGCCGTGCTGCTCCGCATGCTCGGACAGCGCCACCGCCTCGCTGGGGTGGAACTGCTCGAGCATGGCCGCGTAGCCGACGGTCAGTGACTTTGCCATGACGGCATACTTCCACCCGGGGGTTGGGGAAACAATAGGCGGGCTTCGGCTCCTGGAACGGCGGCACCAGGAGCGAGGCATAGTTTTTCGCTATGCCTACCCGGTCTGACTTACTTGTAGCGTATGTGTCCGCGCTCCTAGTATCGCAGTGACCTGCCGCACAGTCGTGGCTGGACACCAACGTCAGACAACTGTCTTCAAGGAGGAAGCCCGTGTCGCTCCCGCTCCAGACAAGCGAGGCTCCGCGCAGCGCGCTACGCCGTGTGGCAGGCGCCAGCCTTGCCGGCAACGCCATCGAGTACTACGACTTTTCCATCTATGGACTGGCTGCCGCGCTCGTCTTTCCCCAGCTGTTCTTCCCGGACAATGATCCGTTCATCGCGACCCTCGCCACTTTCGGCACGCTCGCCGTCGGATACATTTCCCGCCCGTTGGGCGCCGTCGTGTTCGGACACTTCGGCGACAGGATCGGCCGCAAACCCATGCTGGTCATCACCTTGCTCCTGATGGGTGTCGCGACGCTGGCGATCGGCATGCTGCCCACCTTCGAGCAGGTGGGGATCTGGGCAGCGGTCATGCTGACCGCCCTGCGGTTCCTGCAGGGCATTGCCTTCGGCGGCGAGTGGGGCGGCGCCATCCTGATGGCCTTCGAGTACGCCCCGGAGAACAGGCGCGGCCTCTTCGCCGCGATCCCGCAGGTCGGCCCGGCTACCGGTGCACTGCTGGGCAATGCGGTGTTCCTGCTGGTTACTCTGCTGCCGCAGGACCAGCTGATGGCCTGGGGCTGGCGCCTGCCCTTCCTGTTCAGCTTCGTCCTCGTCATCGTGGGCATGTTCATCCGGCTCAAGATCGCCGAATCCCCCGAGTTCCAGGCGACCAAGGACCAGGGCCGCGATGTCAAGGTTCCGATCGCCTCGGTCCTGCGCAACAACATGCGGGCGGTGCTCCTGGTGGCCGGCGGCTTCCTCGGCTTCGGCGCCTTCTCCGTGGTGGTCATGACGTATCTGGTGGGCTACAGCCAGAAGGACATGGGCATTCCGGCGTCGACCATGCTGACCTTCACAATGCTCTCCTTCGCCATCCAGATCCCCATGATCCTCTTCTCCGGCCACCTCTCCGACAAGTACGGCCGCCGGGGCCTCATCATCATCGGCTCCGTGGCCGCCATCGTCGCGATCTTCTTCATGTTCTGGGCCGTCTCCACCGCCCAGCCGCTGCTCGTCGGCGTCGCGTACGCGGTCGGCTTCGGCTGGCTGTACACCATCTGCTACGGGCTGCAGCCCGCCCTCTTCGCCGACGCGTTCCCGGCCGAAGTCCGCTTCACCGGCATGTCGCTGGGGTACCAGCTGGCGAACGTCGTCGGCTCCGGTTTCACGCCCATGATCGCCACCTGGCTGCTCCATTCGACGGGGAACCTCTACGCCGTGCCGGTCTTCGTCGCCGCGACCCTGGCCATCTCGATGATCTGCCTGGTCCGCCTGGCCGTGCTCGCCCAGGCGCGCAAATCGCAGGAGGGCTTGTTCGATCCCCGGGAATCCGTTCCTGTCGCTGCCAACTAGCCAGTCCACTGCCTCTTCCGGAAGGAAACCATGAACTTCGAACACATCACCCTCGGCCAGCGAGTGCTCTTCGGCACGGGCAAGGCCGCCGAACACGTCGCCAAGGAGGTGGCCAGGCACGAAGCCCGCCGGGTCATGTGCATCTCCTCGGAATTCGAGCGAAGCCTTGCAGACAAGGCCCTTGCTTCCATCGACGTAGTCCTGTGGCATTCCGACGTGGTCCAGCACGTTCCCGTCGAGACGGCGGAGAAGGCCCGCAAGGCTGCCGCCGACGGCGACATCGACCTCATCGTTTGTGTCGGCGGCGGTTCCACCACCGGCCTGGCCAAGGCCGTTGCCCTGACCAGCGGCATCCCGATCGTTGCGGTTCCCACTACCTACGCAGGGTCCGAGGCGACCAACGTCTGGGGCCTGACGGAGGGGGCAACCAAGACCACCGGCGTCGATGACAAGGTCCTTCCCGCGGCGGTGATTTACGACGCCGAACTCACCGTCGGCCTGCCGGTCGCCCTATCAGTCGCATCGGGTCTGAACGCCCTCGCGCATTGCGTCGATTCGCTGTGGGCGCCGAAGGCCGACCCGATCAACCAGGCTCTCGCGGCCGAAGGCGTCCGCGCCCTGGCCGACGGCCTCCCCCGCATCGCAGGGAATCCCGAAGGCCTGGAGGGGCGCGAGACGGCGCTCTACGGCGCCTACCTCGCCGCCGTGGCCTTCGCCTCGGCAGGTTCGGGTTTGCACCACAAGATCTGCCACGTCCTGGGCGGGACGTTCAACATGCCCCACGCGGAAACCCACGCGACCGTGCTGCCGTACGTGCTCGCATTCAACGGCCCGGCCGCGCCCGACGCCGCTGCCCGGCTCGCCGGTGCCCTACGGTCCGGCATGGGAGCGGCCTCAGCCTCCGGTAGCCGCACCGACGCCGCAGAGGAAGCCGTGGAGCTGCTCAACGAACTGCGGAGCAGGTTGAACGCCCCGGTCTCGCTGCGGGACCACGGCTTCACCGAAGCCGACATCCCCGAGGCTGTGCGCCGCATCGTCAAGGCCGCACCGGCGTCGAACCCTGCTGCCGTGGCCGAGGAAAGCGTCACGGCGCTTCTGCACGCCGCCCTCGAAGGGCAGGTCCCGGCCGTCCGGGCCCTGGCCACGACCTGAACGAAGGAGAGCCGACCGTGAGCAGCACTGCCGAAACAAACCAGCCCATGCCAAGGAAGGTCACCGCCGACCAGTCGGCCGTGGAGGAGCGCCTGGTCGCCAACGTCCTCGCCTCCTTCGACAACGCCCCGGACGCCCGGCTCAAGCAGGTGATGCAGTCGCTGGTGACCCACCTGCATGGCTTCATCCGCGACGTCCGGTTGACCGAGGCGGAGTGGAACCATGCGATCGGGTTCCTCACCGCCGTCGGGCACATCACCGACGACAAGCGCCAGGAATTCATCCTGCTATCCGATGTCCTCGGCGCCTCGATGCAGACCATCGCCGTGAACAACCCGACTTGCACCGGCAGCGCCGTCGCCACCGAGGCGACCGTGTTCGGCCCGTTCTTCGTCGATGACGCGCCCGAGATCCCGAACGGCGGCGACATCGCCGGCGGCGCGCCAGGCCAGCCCTGCTGGATCGAAGGCACGGTCACCGACACGGACGGCAACCCCGTACCGAACGCGAGGATCGAGGTCTGGGAGGCCGACGAGGACGGCTTCTACGACGTGCAGTACTCCGATAACCGGGTCGCCGGCCGGGCCCACCTCTTCGCCGACGAGGAGGGCAAGTACTCGTTCTGGGGCCTGACGCCGACCCCGTACCCGATTCCGCACGACGGCCCGGTCGGGCAGATGCTCGAGGCCACCGGACGGTCGCCGATGCGAGCCTCGCACCTGCACTTCATGGTCACCGCCGAGGGGCTGCGCACCCTGGTCACGCACATCTTCGTCCGCGGCGACGAGCTGCTGAAGTCGGACACGGTCTTCGGCGTCAAGGAGTCGCTGGTCAAGGACTTCGTCCAGCAGCCGGCCGGCACGCCGACTCCGGACGGCCGCGCCTTGGCTTCCGGCTGGACCCGGGCGCGCTTCGACATCGTGCTCGCCCCTGCCGGCACCGAACCGACGCCCGCCGGCTAGCCCGGCAGCCACCCACGTACCGCCCCCGGAAAGGAAATCATGGAAAAGCACCATACCCACGAAGAGACATTTGCCGAAGGACTGGAAATCCGCAAGGAGGTGCTCGGCGCCGCGCACGTGGAGAAGTCGATGGCCAGCGTCAGCGAATTCGCCCGCCCCATCCAGGAACTCGTGACGGAGTACTGCTGGGGCGCTACCTGGTCCCGCCCTGGACTGGAGCGCCGGGACCGCAGCCTGGTCAACCTTGCGATGCTGACCGCCCTGAACCGCGGCCACGAACTCTCCGTGCATGTCAAGGGAGCCATCAACAACGGCGTCACGCCCGAGGAGATCCGGGAGGTGCTCCTGCAGACGGCGATCTATGTCGGTGTTCCGGCCGCTTTGGAGTCCTTCCGGATCGCCGAAGCCACGATCAAGGAAATGAGCGTCAATGTCTGAGGTGGCCAAGCCCCGGATCGGCTTCATCGGCCTGGGCAACATGGGAACCCCGATGTCCGGCCGGCTGGTCGAGGCCGGATTCTCCGTCACCGGCACCGATCTCGCCGAGGAAAACCGTGACCGTCTGGCCCGGGCCGGGGGAACCGCCGTCGAAACCGCGGCCCAGGTCGCCGCGGCATCCGACGTCCTGATCCTGATGCTGCCCAACTCGGCCATCGTCGAGTCTGTCCTGCTGGACGACGGTGTCGCCGCGGCTTTGCCTGCATCCGCCGTGATCGTGGACATGAGTTCTTCGGAGCCGCTGCGCACTCGGGCCCTTGCCGAACGGCTGGCGGCC is a genomic window of Arthrobacter sp. Marseille-P9274 containing:
- the hydA gene encoding dihydropyrimidinase; translated protein: MPTTLITGGTVVSSTGRAEADVLIDGETIAAVLAPGSALLGHDLKSSVDTVLDAAGKYVIPGGIDAHTHMQMPFGGTEASDTFETGTRAAAWGGTTTIVDFAIQKYGERVMDALQSWHGKADGECAIDYGFHQIIGDVNDDSLKAMEGLIGEGISSYKMFMAYPGVFYSDDAQIYKAMRVGAETGLMTMMHAENGPAIDAMVAELLAQGKTDPYYHGVARAWQMEEEATHRAIMLANLTGAPLYVVHVSAKQAVAQLAAARSSGQNVFGETCPQYLYLSLEDQLGAPGFEGAKWVCSTPLRSRHEHHQDHMWQALRTNELQMVSTDHCPFCMKGQKDMGVGDFSKIPNGIGGVEHRMNLLYQGVVEGRISLERWVEITSTTPARMFGMYGRKGAITPGADADVVIYDPAGHTSIGLEKTHHMNMDYSAWEGFEIDGHVDTVLSRGRVIIDDNQYLGSKTHGRFLRRDPSQYLI
- a CDS encoding nitrilase-related carbon-nitrogen hydrolase translates to MTIVRAALTQTTWTGDEESMVRKHEDFVRKAAAEGAQVICFQELFHGPYFGIVQDSKYYGFAQQVPGPLTERFSTLAAEHHIVIILPVYEEEQPGIYYNTAAVIDADGSYLGKYRKNHLPHVDKFWEKFYFRPGNLGWPVFDTAVGKVGLNICYDRHFPESWRVLGVNGAQLVFNPNASKPGLSNRLWELEQPTAAAANGYFVVVPNRVGSEANEFGDEAVNFYGTSYVADPQGNYVGELGSGTEEELLIRDLDMDLVRTARNNWQFYRDRRPDAYGPIVAP
- a CDS encoding putative F420-0 ABC transporter substrate-binding protein, producing MRTPAVLLRTLPVLAAASLLLSGCGGPAPAGTAPGAAATGSATGPDDGAGAPASAFPFTVDNCGTEVTVSAPPRRVVTIKSTSTELLLALGLGDRIVGTAFADGPVPERWRQDLPVISEQLPAQEPVLVLDPDFVYAGWESNFSADGAGERAALGKLGINTYVSPAACREPGYQPDPLTFDQIFADIREVGAIFDAGARADRLVAEQRRQLEAVEPDGKGLSALWYSSGSDTPYVGGGTGAPQLVMEAAGLRNIAADVDQAWSPLSWEAVADRNPDVIVLVDSSWSSVKKKIGVLEQHPVISQLDAVKEGRYLVVPFAASEAGVRSVETVQSLTDQLAKLDAP
- a CDS encoding putative F420-0 ABC transporter permease subunit, which gives rise to MSLREHSGQKMTTAAPASADLTPGSGVLWGLVLLAALAASVLAAVSFGPANLSPQQVLGSILQHLGLRPESPGAADLTPIQDAIIWELRLPRLLTAALVGAGLAVSGAVMQALTRNPLADPYLLGLSSGASLGAVAVLLLGAAMLLPVAAFAGAMAAMVLTLGLASALGVITPTRTVLAGLAVSALASALTAFIIFFSAQGDSYREVLSWMMGSLSAASWSSVAIAGTAFVAAGVPVLLAGRILDGFAFGDTAAAALGLNVSAIRWLLLGGTAVLTGAMVSVSGSIGFVGLVLPHAVRLLTGARHRALLPLAALAGAVFMVWADTLARTLFDPREIPVGIITALLGAPVFIAMLWHRRDAA
- a CDS encoding ABC transporter ATP-binding protein; translated protein: MNLRGVDLEYRAGGTLILDGVDCPVPAGSVTGLLGPNGAGKTSLLQLLAAVAAPHAGTVLLDGASLHALPRKERARRLAFVEQSAATDLPLTVLDVVLLGRMPYRSVLAGTGGEDLHTARRSLEAVGLKDFACRRYSTLSGGERQRVQLAKALAQEPEVLLLDEPTNHLDVNAQLSTMELVRDLAAGGVGVLAALHDINLAAAYCDRVIVLHQGRVAAAGPTAEVLVPALIRRVYGVEAVVLDHPLTGRPLVAFGPLPEAPPSAPSLSDPAHGASSSDPAPRNASADPTPREPSASPAV
- a CDS encoding TIGR03557 family F420-dependent LLM class oxidoreductase; translated protein: MAKSLTVGYAAMLEQFHPSEAVALSEHAEQHGFSGVMAADHFQPWVPAQGESAFVWNVLTALGERTKGDIGPGVTCPSFRWHPAMVAQASATLAAMYPGRHWLGLGSGEALNEHIVGQYWPEPPERINRMFEAIEIINKLFAGSLAGKDVRHSGTYYKLESTRLWTMPEVPPELLVATAGPVTAKRAGKNAGGLITVGAPLDKVAMLFDRFDAGAREAGKDPSGMPKVLQLHLSWAPTYEEALSNAMTEWPNGGMKFPKADIRSPFELEQMAKLVRPEDFEGRMVISEDPDVHRAAIQKFADLGFDRIYLHNVGRNQREWIEVFGGTVVPALTR
- a CDS encoding MFS transporter translates to MSLPLQTSEAPRSALRRVAGASLAGNAIEYYDFSIYGLAAALVFPQLFFPDNDPFIATLATFGTLAVGYISRPLGAVVFGHFGDRIGRKPMLVITLLLMGVATLAIGMLPTFEQVGIWAAVMLTALRFLQGIAFGGEWGGAILMAFEYAPENRRGLFAAIPQVGPATGALLGNAVFLLVTLLPQDQLMAWGWRLPFLFSFVLVIVGMFIRLKIAESPEFQATKDQGRDVKVPIASVLRNNMRAVLLVAGGFLGFGAFSVVVMTYLVGYSQKDMGIPASTMLTFTMLSFAIQIPMILFSGHLSDKYGRRGLIIIGSVAAIVAIFFMFWAVSTAQPLLVGVAYAVGFGWLYTICYGLQPALFADAFPAEVRFTGMSLGYQLANVVGSGFTPMIATWLLHSTGNLYAVPVFVAATLAISMICLVRLAVLAQARKSQEGLFDPRESVPVAAN
- a CDS encoding maleylacetate reductase yields the protein MNFEHITLGQRVLFGTGKAAEHVAKEVARHEARRVMCISSEFERSLADKALASIDVVLWHSDVVQHVPVETAEKARKAAADGDIDLIVCVGGGSTTGLAKAVALTSGIPIVAVPTTYAGSEATNVWGLTEGATKTTGVDDKVLPAAVIYDAELTVGLPVALSVASGLNALAHCVDSLWAPKADPINQALAAEGVRALADGLPRIAGNPEGLEGRETALYGAYLAAVAFASAGSGLHHKICHVLGGTFNMPHAETHATVLPYVLAFNGPAAPDAAARLAGALRSGMGAASASGSRTDAAEEAVELLNELRSRLNAPVSLRDHGFTEADIPEAVRRIVKAAPASNPAAVAEESVTALLHAALEGQVPAVRALATT
- a CDS encoding intradiol ring-cleavage dioxygenase; translated protein: MPRKVTADQSAVEERLVANVLASFDNAPDARLKQVMQSLVTHLHGFIRDVRLTEAEWNHAIGFLTAVGHITDDKRQEFILLSDVLGASMQTIAVNNPTCTGSAVATEATVFGPFFVDDAPEIPNGGDIAGGAPGQPCWIEGTVTDTDGNPVPNARIEVWEADEDGFYDVQYSDNRVAGRAHLFADEEGKYSFWGLTPTPYPIPHDGPVGQMLEATGRSPMRASHLHFMVTAEGLRTLVTHIFVRGDELLKSDTVFGVKESLVKDFVQQPAGTPTPDGRALASGWTRARFDIVLAPAGTEPTPAG
- a CDS encoding carboxymuconolactone decarboxylase family protein; this encodes MEKHHTHEETFAEGLEIRKEVLGAAHVEKSMASVSEFARPIQELVTEYCWGATWSRPGLERRDRSLVNLAMLTALNRGHELSVHVKGAINNGVTPEEIREVLLQTAIYVGVPAALESFRIAEATIKEMSVNV